The window ttgtcTATGTGTTATGGTTTGAGTGGGATACAATTGAGCGGAAAACTAAGACCTAGGGGGCATTTTGGATGTGGGATCTTTGGCAAGTgatgaatgatggttttgtgGTGATACTGCAAGTTATGTGGTTTGTTTGGTAAGCTATTGGTAGTGTAACGAAAAACAATTTTGTGGGAAGACGTGTAATGGTGAAGCTGATGGGGTCTCTTTTTCTTGAAGTTTGTATGTTTTTGCATGGTTTATTTGTAGATGATGTAAGAAAACCTCTTAAAAGAATTGGAAAAAGGCCAAGTACCgactttattttcaattatgtATGGGAATAACTGAGTGATTGATGGAACGAGGATAAGTGTGGAACAAGTGAAAGTAAGTTGGGTGGATAAATTCTCCAccaaaaagggtgaaaactaAACAGTGAAAGCAAACGAAGTTCAAGCAACGAAGAAAGCAAATGAAGTTCAAACAACGGTGAATCTACTTAATAGTAATCGTGGTAACGGAATCTATAAGGAGGTAGTGGAGGGGATATAAAACCAGTCACATGAAGCTTTGAATGAATAAAGGGAAGAACAACCCACATGGAACCCGTTATAAAGGGTTAAGGTACAAGGTGGCAATGGAAAGGAGTAGTAAATTATACTGAAAGACATGCAGTACAGGTTGTgattaatgaaaatgaaacaaCATATGAATTCAACAGCCCAATGTTAGAGGAGGACTTTAACTGGTTAGAAAGGTGCATAGGGGGTACTGAGGAGTAGAATCTACTTTGAGGACGTTCAAAAGTGCCTTCGTGCAGGAAGGTGTTCAGGCTTTTGTGAGACCAACATGTGGGTTGCACGTGGCGTTGATAATCTGTGACAAAGGCAAAATGACAGCTTTGTTAAAAGATCAAAAAGAAATCTTTGAATGCTAGTTTAAGGAATTATATCCATGCAAAGACTagattaagaaaaaaactaaaaaggtGTGGGTTATTGTGGACAATGTTCACTCAGAAGTGTGGCTTGAATCATTTTTTAAGTCATTGAAGGATATTTGAGGACGGTTCATTAGAACGGAAAGGCAAACCGTTCAAAAGCTATACTTTAACCATGCATGCTTTCAAGTGATTAACTTAGTGGATGAGGAAAAAATTGTGATGCTTGACGGAGTAAGCAGTGATAAGAAATTAAGTGGTGATATTGATAATTGTGTAGATTGGGAGTTCCTAGATCTTGTAATGAGGAAAATGTGATTTCGAGAAAAATGGTGCGAGTGGATATGTGCTTGTATATCATTGGCATCGGTATCATTACTTGTCAATGATGCCCCCTCGAGATAGTTCAGAATTAGGAGAGGCTCACCTCAGGGATGTCccatttctctttttatttaattttgttgtagAGACTTTTAATGTGCTACTAATTCAAGCAAGTGCAAAAGGTTTTTCAAGGGATTCAAGATTGGAGACAATGGTTTCCAAATCTCTTACCCCTAGTATGTTGAGACCATGAGCAAGTATCTGATACTATAAAGATGAGGGTGGCTTGGCGGTTTAAGTTAAAATAGCCAGAGGATATGAACTCTTTTCTAGATTTGTTTAATCAATTGAATATGGCAATTGTGACAATAAGACTGAAACAGCCAAGAGTGGCCACGTAATAGGCATATCCACCAATAAATGCTCTaaaatttaatgtaaatagAACATCGAAAGGAAAGTTGGGGGACGTGAGCATTGAATGTGTAGTTAATTAGAGATGAAAATAGGAGCGTCAAATTGATGTTTTTAAAGGCGGTGGATATAGTGGACTCTAGTGCAATGGAACTCCTTGCTATTAAGGAGGCTTTTATGCTGTATGCTTCCTTAAAATGGGCTAATACACATTGGCTTATGTTAGAGAGTAACTTAAAGAATGCCATTGGATAGATGCTTAAGCCGAACACAACCCCATGGAGGTTAAGGAATTGTATGATGCACATAGAGGCATGCGAACAAAAGATTTGAGTGTTGGGAAATTCAGAAAATTCCTTGCAAAGCAAATGACCAAGGCGATTAGTTGGCCAAGATTTGGGTCCAACGTCTTTCTCCAATGATGATGGTGTTGGGACAGGATGATGCTTAGCCGAATTTGCTATGTTTGGGATTTTTTTTGGAACCCCCTTGTGTAAATTGAAAACATGGTAGACATTGGTTCAAAGCTATATAGGGCCAGTGAACTATAGGAATGATTTGGTAGATGATCAATAGCACCAAATGTCATTGTAATGGAACATAATGAGCTAACTAGTAATGGAATATCCTCAGCTACTACTCGGTTGCTGCATAATAAAGGTGGCTGTTGACAGTGAGGTTTTATATACTAGGCAATTGGCGTATTCTCGTTGTGTTCCTAACCAGATTCTCCAACTGTATGCTGGTTTTTGTAGGGTAGTAACTGTACAGTTTTCcctagaaataaaatattatttttccaaaaaaaaaagataaaaaagttaaatctTAATGGTGAAAATGCCCAAATAGTCCTTGTATCCACAAGTTTCCGTCAATTTAGTCCTTATATTCAAAATCTAATCAATTTAACCCATTGATTTTGagaattgaaataatttagtCGCTCTCCCTTATGCTGTCCAATTTGCCATTAAAGGTAATGCTGCCAATGTTGACATGACAATTTTATTGACACTTTGACATGTTGACATGACAGTACCACATGGTACTAATATGATGATGTGTCAATCTCACGTGATAATAACATGATGATATGACAATGTTGACTTGGCATTGACATGATGATGTGacatatgaaaaaaataacttttcaaaaaaaatttaagccACGTCATaaggattaaattaaacaaaaatatataatatattgactaaattaaacaaaattgagatatttagggactaaattaaactaaaaaatatatttaaaaaataaaaatctttgaCTAGATGATGcatatacttattaataaaccaaatatttaagtgtaaaagatttatgagGTTAAGAAgtagatataaatattttcttatttgattatttgactCCATAATAGgtacattaatttatcttctttacaaaaattaagtttgaattccctttctattaaaaaattttaatattttatagagttatttttataaatatcatgattaaaatcattatcacttaaattttttctttttttattaaacttgatattatttataatgatATTATTTCATAATccatttataaaaagaaacaaaaagattcaattgcctttattaatatatgtatgaaaatcaaagtaagccaattaaatcttttgatgacaaaagattttttttaatctaacTTAGGAGAAAGATAAACGTTAATAATGGAGTTTAAAAATCCAGAAgcacttatttttttttatcttcacAAGTACGGTCTATATACTAGCTATGTACTTAcaagaattataaaattacTCTTGAGATATGAAATTAACACATTTTAATTAGTTGACAATTATTAActtatatgttttaattaaaCCAAAAAGTTGCTATTGTCTCATGTGTGGATTGAAAGTTCTTGTTAGTagatgttgaaaaaggaatgaaacaaaatttgttaaaaattctttttttttttataattaaagagGGAGGATTTGAATCTTACTTtttaaacaagaaaatcaTACACCAACAAATAAACTAAATGCTCGGGATGCTAAAGATTCTTGAttgttaattataatatatatatatatatacacacacacacacacacacgtgtgtgtgtgtgtgtgtgtgtgtgtgaaaaACTCACTGATAACTTTTTGTGTGTTTAAAGAAGATTGAATTTTCCCTCTACTTTCTATAACCTACATTGAAAGGAAAACAGATTAATATAAGGATCATTTATTCTTTCATGCATGTTCAACAAGTGTTATTGTACCTTAAAAAGGTGGTAGTAGGTATTCATCATATCAAAGTGCTTGAATTAGTTTTGAGTGAGTCTCTAAGGATGAAATTAATAGTATTAAACTACTAAGAAGGATTAATTTGTTATACGATATTGGTGATGGaatttatatatgaatatacTCTTGTCACGTGACCATTTTAtgtaatgaaataaattttgatttcttattgaacatatttaattaaatgtatattatataaatatatatattatattaaccAAATCACACTTCACAAGATTCAAACCTTAAGATcgttaaattaaaatttcaagttcTAATTAGGGAGGTATATTGATAACTTTTTCCGATTTGGCAAGTATAATCAAATTAAGGGATAATGAAAGGAAAGGTTTATAATTCAACCCCAATGTGCATATATGGGAAAGGTTTAAACATGTAAATttcagaagaaaaaaaaaacaaggttTTGGGAcacctctttcttttctttttctatggTTTATTAggcataatttttaaatattgattGTAATTATACGTCTCCTAATATACTCGAGGATCACAAACTACAATCTTTTCATTCCTTTACGTACCTAACTCAAGCCAAAAGGAATCCCTACCAGTGACCGTCCATTTGCAACCAATATCTGGCATTTTGGTTTTCCAACCTgttgttttccatttttcgATATAGTGGACAAATATTTGCTCCTTAATTTGAATCATGCACCTAGctgcttttgtctttttttcaGTACTtgaaacaatttcaaaatgttttattcTTCAAACTTCTAATTATAATTAGAAGATAATCTATTCCTTCCCATTAGCTTTTTTCTTGTCAGAAAATCGACCATTTTCCAGGATCATTCTTTGCAAGAAGCTGTGTTGCAATATCCAGACAGGGTTATAACAAAAACTTGCATTTCTTATCGAGATCGTTATAACAAATGGAATAGTAATTCAggaatttgattatttatttatttatttttattttaatatataaaaattacaacACAATTCCAATTTAAAAGCTCTATCTAAAAGTCAGCTTCTCCCGaatcttcatttatttttcaccactCATTTTGAGCCTAAATTTGGTAATGACACCAATTTATTCTTATCCTATTTATCTTCCTAGCTTATTATTGTATGGTTCTGATCacttcaaattgattttctttaaatttctatCTAGTCTCAATCATTTCCATGTCCTCAATTAAAggtgtaaaatttttattaaagagAGTGATCTAAAATGAAACTTGGAATGAATTAGGAGGAGATGGAAAGTAAAGGAGAGGAAGGGAAGAAGGTTTCCCTTGTTTTGATGGTGCAAAAAATGAAAGGGGAAattaaaggaaaggaaaatggaTATTAATCATATAATTTTACAATTATATCTTTCGTGAACAAAAGGAAAGTTGTTAACATTGTTGAGGATATAATTGGCATTCCAATCATATGCATTGAAACACTGCAAGAATTGGAAAAGGAAGGGATATGATGGTTGGTTGCCCTCCATTATCCTTCCCCTTCTTACGAGATATCTAAACAAGTCCTGTCCTCCCCTTCATTTCCTTTCCCATATTCCTCCCATTTATCTCAGTATAAGCATAGTGTAAATATTGGAATGTTTACCTAGCATAAAGGTTAATTGCTCATGCATTTAGTacatttactttttttttttattggttggtgTATAATCCTTtacttaaaaagtaaaattcgAATCCCtcttcatcaaattttaaaaaaaaattctttatttaccTCAATCATAATATAAATGACTTGTTTACATAGCgtagatatatttttttctacatGAGATATTGAACTACACAATGTAAGGGTAGTAACACTCTCTCATCTCATCACAAATCCTGCCTCACTCATctcaattttgaatttgagacctttaaaatttaaaatagagtCTTATAGCTCTAACCGCGTAGACGGTCCTTTATGGACTTACGCCTAACATAAATGTTAATTCCTCGTGCATATAGctcatttaaaaagaaaaaaaaacataaaacatatattttgaaaaaaatactattacgatgaattttttttttttttggtttttggaaTCAAAAAAGTAACAGATgcttttaaatataaaagcaaaaataatttcCAAACATTAGTATTTAAAATTTCCAATAACAAATATGATTGTTCTTTCATATGACAGTAACTATATTTAAATTAACACTAAATTATAACCATTTGCTCTTTTTTGAGAAGAAACAAATTCTTTAATATttactattttaaaaaaacaactaAATGAAACTTAAGtgtttcattattattttaatttaaacgaAAATACAACTTACCATGAAGTAAACATTAAATAGATATAACCAAATTGATAGTCATAtctatattaaaataatttcgAATTTAAACATATTGGCAGCATGACATACGGCTGTAGATGACAATTTGCACAATATAAAAAGTGCAAATGTTTGTCAAACAATGCTCTTCATGGTCACtatatatcaaatcaaatagtAAATGAGAATGCAACCAAAGGTACTTGaagataatatataaatgttgtaacaaaatttggatttatttgaaaaaCCTTGTACGGTAAAACATTAACTTGGCTACTGGTTTCCTTCAAAAGACCACTTGTCAAGAACTTAAGGCTTACCGGGGTGGGCAATTTATTGAAAAGCAAGAAGAGATACTTTTGACTTTGTAGGGACATTGACCCTATCCCAACAGAGTCAACCACAGCTTTGAGATGAGAgaatcattatttatttatttattttttaataaaattttaaccggATGTATAAAGAGAAATATTAAAGTATTTATAAGAATTAATTGTTCATGATCACTTTATTATTTGTTACTTTTTTGTGCCATTTATAAGTAGTCTGATCAATGTCTTACATTCAAAGGTTgtagatatttttttaagtgtaTCTCAAGTTTGATTCTTGTGCAACTTGTGAGACAAAAGAAGatgcataaatttttttttactgttcttttattattgtttttatgGGGATGGAAGATACATGAATACCAATAAATGACATTTCATGCAGTGTTCCTGTTTTTTCACATTAAACTATGATATCATCACTTTCCCCATGCATCCTTGTCCTAATTCCTTGCACATGCATATGCAGAGAGGCCATAAATTGCATGAGCTCTTTAATTTGACAACAGGACTTCTGATtctatatttaatttgtgcagtatttaattaattttataattaagcaacaagatatataaattgaattttatctGCAATACTGCCAAGTTGTAGGTTAACCATAATACTctttaacaaataaatatactactaattaaattgatataGTGGTAAAGACAACAATTTATTACTAATtattaaagatgaaaaaagtGTAACAACACTTCTTAAGTTTCATGCATGGTATAAATATGTATGCTACTAAAAAACAAATGCCATAATTATTACCCAAATTCGTTGTACTAAATTTCTATTAGCACACccaaatttataaatttatcgAAATATCTAAATCTCTCCCAAAATAAAGAATATCCCAAAGCTTGGAACTAAAATTTGAGATCTTGATTTGAGTTTTAAAATGAGTGAGATAAGATTTATGAACTTAttatataattcaaaatcCTTATATAACAATATAAATCATACCATACTAAATATCATGGTTGGATTAGGGTTCCCCAGTTTTTCTCGTGGCCCTATATATCTATGTCCTTTAGGAGATTTAGCAGTTCCCGTTccaaaatttcatatatattacCGAAATTTTGAAGGCAATAGCAAGGCTGATTTAATTTGGTGATATGGAAAGAAATGAGTGTAAATCaagtaaattatttaaaagatattttttattattatataaattttaaaaaatatatatgaagtGATTCGACATTCATAATGACATGATGCATGAAAAAACGAACATCaaaattacttttcatttGTTAGATTGCTTTTAGACTGGACAAATTCATACTTCCTTTTAGAccgatatatatatatataatcataaagatGAATGATTTAGCTCTGCATGGCTCATGCACATGGTAATAGGaagacaaatttaaaaaaagcaGTGCTGGAGCAAGCACAAGATTTCAAAGCTTGCTTTATGGCTCCGGCCAAATTAAAGGACTCAAGTGGGATCAAGAATCCCACATCAACCTAGACAAAACATTAATCTACACTTTCTAATTCGGATAAATGGGTAGTTAGAATCAGTTTTAAGAATCTAAATCGTATCAACTTTGGATTTGTTCCTtgcaagaacaaaaaaaaaattaaattgcatgCATTGTACTAATCTGGCGGCAGGGATTGGCAAGTCGGTGCGTAAAATTTATCTAACATtattgtaaaagaaaaaaaaaaaggcacgcaaaatttgtcaaaaaagTTAACACGCACTTTTGTTAAAGATAGAATAACTGCAAAGATTAATAAACAGTTAATTCCAATTCCAATGTCATCGATGACGGAAAGTGATCAGAGGAAGATGGAAGAATAATCATCTACTAATGATTAAAGGGGCTTGCacattttgatatatttatgagaagggaaaaagaagaggTAGGAATTATTGACTCCTGCGTCAAAAAGGACGGGAAAAAGTGAGAAAATGGACATATGCATTTGAAACTGTGTTAAGAGTCTCCCTTTTTAACGAGAGCATAAGGAACATATTCTTGATGGGATGCCCTTGTTTGGGGTAGTCTTATTCAAAGTATAGATTCTTGTGTACGGTTCTGATTGAATTAATAACAAGAAACCATGGATGAGATTTGTATTAAGGGGCCccacttgtttttctttctcctctgttttcatttttattccCTCATGTAACCTTCTTTGATTCCATCAATTCATGTGTCAAAAATTCAATGCTACATATGGACTCATTGTTAGCAACACGTAATCTTCTACCAAATTATCTCCATAATTTTAGCCGTTGAGATATTCACTTAATAATTTCTAGATGGAAAGAGGATGAAATACTGGTTAGTAATTTTGGACATGGCTTATAAGACTACACGAActaaagtaattaaataagtttttaagttttgtaTAACCATGTTCTGTATCATATTCGTGTGATCCCTTTATGAtggaaaaatttttgtttgcaaCATAAAATTTTCGTATGCACATGTTTTATGTGCATTGATTCGTATGACTCATTTAAACAcgtttaattatttatattaataaaattatccaCAAAACTCAACACATCCAACATGTTTAAAtacatttaaaattaattcatatttaaaaatgctatataactaaataagttaataatttcttaaataaataaattcaatagATCAATTGCGTCGTATCATACACACGATCGACTTATCTGATTATATGTATTAATTGTTCCTTATCTTATAACTCTAATACAAACAAACGTGTCGTGTGAGGGTCAAGACCCCTTTAGCACAATTCTTTGAACCGATTTATCCATTATTCTTGTAATTTTGATGCGAAACCATAAGGACCTATTAACGCAGAATTGCTAACCCCAGAATTTATGAGAAGGGAAAAATACTACCTCTCAATGTGTACTCAGAAGGGAGTCTGTTTTGGAATCAATGCTTTTGTTTcctttaattagttaagtCTGATTTAGGCATAGACTTGGTCTGTGGATTTCAGGGATAGAACCTATTCTCTTTCTAGTTAAGTCTAATAACAGTTGTGATGGTCCGTACGCATGCTGTGTTAAGTAAGTGTGAAGGCTTGGCTGAAAGTAATTTAAGATAAAGATGCTAAGCATATAGATCCCATTCAATGAACTTCTTCAGAGATTGAGATTAAGTCTAGAATGGAGGTGTTTTATGCTCccatttttcaccttttttttttctttttaaggtGCATGAGCTATCTGCCAGCTTCCCAGTTAACCAAAGAAGGAATGAGTAAACCAGGATTATTAGAGAATCAGAACCTTAGCCTAATCCAACCTATGAAGCAGGCACACTATAGCCCGGTTCTTGTTTAAGTCTCTTTTTACTTAAAAAGCCAGAATGAGTTCAAGACTTTACtgcccattttctcttttcttctttaaggGGAATAAGAAGGAAAATCATGTAACTTGCTGCGAGCGGAAAAATTCCATATGGGCAACCCCAGTTCATTGTTAAGAACCCTTGCAAAGGCGCTTCTGACACTTTCACTACCTTTATTCACATAGTCAATCAGTCGTACTCCTATCACATGGCATGTCAAGGTGGTCATTCAGATACAAaatcatgccaacacaatTTAGTCGGAAAACATCCAGAAAGAGATGAAGATAAGTCTGGCATAATGAAAATCCATTCACCAAGTATTCACAAACGAGTCTGCTGCCACATCCCAATAAAAAGTAGTACTTCTCATGAAGTTAATGTTAGTGAACAATCAGATAAGCTTCTTTTGTTTATCTTTCGATGTAAGATGTTTCAACAACATCCATTGCTTTGaattaaagtaaaaagtaaatataatGAACTGAGAAAAGCAGAGAAGCATAATCACTGCCTCAAAAAGGAAAGGATACTTCTTTGGAGGACGCATAGTCAAGTAAATAACATGCAGAATAAGAGAACACAAACAGAGAAAGCCCATTACAAGTGGGTGGAAAGCAACGGAAGAAACAAACTTCGTGCCTTTCTTGGCCTTTTGTTTATGATCAAGGGTTTTGCTGCTGTTGCATCTTCCACCTGGCCCACCAGGTGCAAAATAGAGAAGGACAAAGAGAGCATAAAGAGCCATATATGCTAGAACCAGTTTGTCACGTTGTAGAAGAGGAAACATAGAGAACATGGCAAAGTGTGTTAACCACAACAAAGAACGAGGCTCTTCCAGAGCTAACAGGCTAAGAGGCAGAAGTGGAAGCAGAATAGACTTCTCGTGCACTGCAGAAGGGGAAGTAGTGATGCTGAGAACTGCTAGGGGGTAAAAATAAAAGGCTAGAAGGATGAAAACAGAAAGGAAATACATACCTTGAAATGAGAATAAGTAGAACGACAAAGAACTATTTAGCAGCCCATAAAGAAAGCCCTTACTGCTTGGAGCAAGCACTTGTTGAACCATTGAGGGTAGACAGGTTAAAACGGTTGCAGCAAGGCTAAAAATTCTCAATGATTGTGTAGTAAAtacttttttccattttacaAGCACTGAAGTGGTGCACCAAAAATTAGCCACATAATCCTCGTATATCCCTCTCTCGAATGGAGCAAGACGAGATAGAACCTGCAAGAGGTACAAATATTAGAGGAAAGGGCAATAGCTTTCTTCAATATCTAGAATgccttattttttaaatatatatatatatatacatgaaaGTTTCCTTTCAACAAGATTGAAGCTACAGGTTATAGAACCAGTACAGCAGGATAGGTGTCAGTAATTTCAGTATTCAATCCCATAAACAAGATCAGTCATCTCGGATAAATGGAACATAAGAAAAAATACtgggtttaaaatttttttccatatATCCTGATGAGAATGTCGATGAGTTTCTTATAGTCCTCTCAGAAAATGATACTCTCCAGAATAAGATTATTACAAGATGGGATACTTTGATGGATGAACTTGTCTGCTTTTTCCCTTGAGTTCTAATTTCAACTAGAAAGATAGATATACTAGTTAAATGCAATATGATTAAATATTGGGAAAAGCATCTGACCGCTTACttgtttgacaaaaaaaaaattacaattgaGTTGCCAATCCAAAATAAATCCCATAAGTACAAGTGTGTTCAatagtaaaaatttattaaaaagtaattaaaatagGGACATTCAAGTTCTCTTGGAACAACCATAAGTTCTGTATATTAGACTAACAAACAAGCAAGAGGAAAAATGGCAAAGAGAACTatgcttttaaaataaataagagcAAGCTATGGAAGAACAGAAAGCTAATTGGAGAATAGGAACTAGGTGTGAGGAAaagcagaaaagaaaaagagaaaaggattTCATTCTGCCACTTACACTGAAAGCAGCATCTTTTGAATGAAGATATGGCCACCAGACAATTGCAAACGTTCCTATAACCATCAATCCCAGCTTTGACACCTCAAGCAGTGGATTCTTATGCCTCAGGCATTTACCTAATAGATAGCTAAAAAATGCAGGTGCAAAATATGCACTCATCTGGAAAACATAAAACCATAGGAAGATCCACATTAAAAAACTAATCCAGAATAAATCAGCAATGATACATCAACATC is drawn from Theobroma cacao cultivar B97-61/B2 chromosome 4, Criollo_cocoa_genome_V2, whole genome shotgun sequence and contains these coding sequences:
- the LOC18602064 gene encoding probable dolichyl pyrophosphate Man9GlcNAc2 alpha-1,3-glucosyltransferase translates to MKKKRGMEKVKRLEDMVNAENDDSEGDPWWWLVQKGIKHSFLCISLFALLVRVAVGLHPYSGAKTPPKYGDYEAQRHWMEITLNLPAKDWYRNSSVNNLSYWGLDYPPLTAYQSYIHGVFLKTFDPDSVALFTSRGHESYLGKLLMRWTVLFSDVLIFFPAVLYFVFVYRAMQSGRGRKSDVAWHIAIILLNPCLILIDHGHFQYNCISLGFTMAAVAASLSQRDPVASVLYCLALNHKQMSAYFAPAFFSYLLGKCLRHKNPLLEVSKLGLMVIGTFAIVWWPYLHSKDAAFSVLSRLAPFERGIYEDYVANFWCTTSVLVKWKKVFTTQSLRIFSLAATVLTCLPSMVQQVLAPSSKGFLYGLLNSSLSFYLFSFQVHEKSILLPLLPLSLLALEEPRSLLWLTHFAMFSMFPLLQRDKLVLAYMALYALFVLLYFAPGGPGGRCNSSKTLDHKQKAKKGTKFVSSVAFHPLVMGFLCLCSLILHVIYLTMRPPKKYPFLFEAVIMLLCFSQFIIFTFYFNSKQWMLLKHLTSKDKQKKLI